In one Bacteroidota bacterium genomic region, the following are encoded:
- a CDS encoding VCBS repeat-containing protein — MSVANIKSFRIERIILTLAVLNFMFGGSPSVMAQGSWLDWQNETTSRLILTTVANSDGEEKDMWPADLNNDGREDLIVVRKEPFSNSTQPGKSNLLLMNVNGVFTDQTTLFAPEFISNVNFARDVFVGDFDHDNWKDVIIANTFSQQPMYYRNRGNDALGNWLGLVNESSLRFPVLTDDSPLFCAVWGGDVTGDNHADIYFVNYKPNSSGGIAKDYLLINNGNGYFTNESQARLGILRNSAFGTAVQFADMDNDGDNDIIKNTTLYSVAPWNARGVILLFNNGSGTFTNWQNLVTAASPYMFEIADFNQDGKKDLYVVDDGSDYILTTNSFTADTGLFITRTNLNFSSSNGFGGNVHAADLDLDGDLDIGVADVDVDIPPCNSSRRMAIYRNDNGVFTNPNGVTIFPWTANSYDFAFIDVNGDGLKDVISGSCAGYILGMNDNCGLAPLSADYDLDGLADACDPCPANPDPNCAPSVDYPTVSTTGLSVARQWNELLLASIRKDFARPTVHARNLFHLSAAMWDVWSAYDSTSCGFLLGQTVNNFTLPFNGVPVPASVSYARKKAISYAAYRLLKHRFANSPQGSLLLKAYAVHMDSLGFDTAYVSTNYAGGNPGALGNYIAQGYINFGLQDGSNEQNAYTNTSYAPVNPSLNVDVPGNPNIVDYNRWQPLTLNLFIDQSGNPIPGATPPFLSPEWGQVVPFALSPSDLTVNTRNGFNYKVYHDPGAPPCCK, encoded by the coding sequence ATGTCAGTAGCTAACATCAAATCATTCAGGATTGAAAGGATAATTCTAACCCTTGCCGTTCTAAACTTCATGTTTGGCGGTTCACCTTCAGTCATGGCTCAGGGTTCCTGGCTTGATTGGCAAAACGAAACCACCTCACGCCTCATCCTTACGACAGTCGCGAACAGTGATGGGGAAGAGAAAGATATGTGGCCCGCTGATCTGAATAATGATGGACGGGAGGATCTTATTGTCGTACGAAAAGAGCCCTTCTCCAATTCCACCCAACCCGGGAAATCCAATCTCCTTTTGATGAATGTCAACGGTGTATTTACAGATCAAACCACACTTTTTGCTCCTGAATTTATCAGTAACGTGAATTTCGCCCGCGATGTATTTGTGGGAGATTTTGACCACGATAACTGGAAGGATGTAATCATCGCCAATACGTTCAGTCAGCAACCGATGTACTATCGCAACAGAGGAAATGATGCTTTGGGCAATTGGCTTGGTCTGGTGAATGAATCTTCCCTGCGTTTTCCGGTACTCACCGATGATTCACCTTTGTTTTGCGCTGTATGGGGCGGTGACGTCACGGGAGATAATCACGCGGATATTTATTTCGTCAATTATAAACCTAATTCATCGGGAGGCATTGCAAAAGACTATCTCCTTATCAATAATGGAAACGGGTATTTTACTAATGAAAGTCAGGCACGTTTAGGAATATTGCGCAATTCAGCCTTCGGTACAGCTGTTCAGTTTGCCGACATGGACAATGATGGCGACAACGATATTATTAAAAACACAACCCTTTACAGTGTTGCTCCCTGGAATGCGAGAGGAGTTATTTTACTATTTAACAATGGTTCGGGTACTTTCACCAATTGGCAAAACCTGGTCACCGCCGCCTCACCTTACATGTTCGAAATTGCGGATTTTAACCAGGATGGAAAGAAAGACCTTTACGTGGTGGACGACGGTAGTGATTATATACTCACCACTAATTCTTTTACAGCTGATACGGGACTATTTATCACGCGCACGAATCTTAACTTCAGTTCATCAAACGGATTTGGTGGCAACGTACACGCCGCTGACCTCGATCTCGATGGTGACCTTGATATCGGAGTAGCGGATGTGGATGTAGATATCCCTCCTTGCAACAGCAGTCGCCGCATGGCCATATACCGCAATGATAATGGCGTGTTTACTAACCCTAACGGAGTAACGATATTCCCCTGGACAGCCAATAGCTATGATTTTGCCTTTATTGATGTCAATGGGGATGGTCTGAAGGATGTGATCTCCGGCTCTTGTGCAGGGTATATCCTTGGTATGAATGATAATTGTGGTTTGGCTCCCCTTTCGGCCGATTATGATCTGGATGGCCTTGCGGATGCCTGCGATCCATGTCCTGCTAATCCGGATCCTAATTGCGCACCCTCCGTTGATTATCCCACTGTAAGTACAACAGGATTAAGTGTTGCCCGACAGTGGAACGAGTTGTTACTTGCCTCGATTCGAAAAGATTTCGCACGTCCCACAGTTCATGCCCGCAATCTTTTCCACCTTTCGGCTGCCATGTGGGATGTTTGGTCAGCCTATGATTCTACTTCCTGCGGATTTCTCCTTGGACAGACCGTCAATAACTTCACCTTACCTTTTAACGGAGTACCTGTTCCTGCTTCCGTCAGTTATGCCCGGAAAAAAGCTATCAGTTATGCGGCTTACCGTTTGTTAAAGCACCGTTTTGCCAATTCTCCACAAGGAAGTTTATTGCTTAAAGCGTATGCGGTACATATGGATTCACTGGGATTTGATACTGCTTATGTTTCTACAAATTATGCAGGTGGTAACCCCGGTGCACTTGGAAATTATATTGCACAAGGGTATATTAACTTTGGCTTGCAGGATGGTTCCAACGAACAGAATGCCTATACGAATACAAGTTATGCGCCGGTAAACCCATCGCTAAATGTGGATGTGCCCGGAAACCCCAATATTGTAGATTATAATCGCTGGCAACCCCTTACATTGAATCTCTTTATTGATCAGAGCGGGAACCCCATACCCGGAGCTACACCTCCCTTCCTGAGTCCTGAATGGGGACAGGTAGTACCTTTCGCACTTAGTCCTTCCGATTTGACGGTGAATACCCGCAATGGATTTAATTATAAAGTGTACCATGATCCGGGTGCACCCCCATGTTGCAAATGA
- a CDS encoding TlpA family protein disulfide reductase: protein MSILRFLFAFLILFLSSTEKSSSQLSRINQTSDTVLVLNFWATWCVPCIEELPDFIKLEKDLANQPIKFVYLSLDFKKNLTGKLQPFLKKNEITSEVLLLDEPDYNSWINKISVDWQGAIPATVVIDRKNKSQTFHEGSLNYNELKTIIQKYIP from the coding sequence ATGTCCATTCTTCGTTTCCTATTCGCGTTCTTAATACTGTTTCTCAGTTCAACGGAGAAGAGTTCATCTCAACTCTCCAGGATAAATCAAACATCGGATACAGTACTCGTCCTGAACTTCTGGGCCACGTGGTGTGTGCCATGTATTGAAGAATTACCTGACTTTATTAAATTGGAAAAAGATCTTGCTAATCAACCTATTAAATTCGTTTACTTAAGCCTTGACTTTAAGAAAAATCTTACCGGTAAGCTTCAGCCTTTTCTTAAGAAAAATGAAATTACGTCTGAAGTTTTACTACTGGACGAACCCGATTACAATAGCTGGATTAATAAGATCAGTGTTGATTGGCAAGGTGCTATTCCGGCCACTGTTGTCATCGACAGAAAAAATAAATCACAAACCTTCCATGAAGGTAGTCTAAACTATAACGAGTTAAAAACAATCATCCAAAAGTATATACCATGA
- a CDS encoding FAD-binding oxidoreductase: protein MSTNTFDYIIRGQGIAGSLLAWFLLQSGKKVLVVDPVRKNTCSKIAAGLIHPVTGRRIVKSWNADLFIPFARKTYLEIEDKLGERFFEDYPVLELFNDAGHRNDWAGRSADEGMSDYVKEECGPGQLPKGVLASHGGRWVVNGGWVDTRRFTDALRRYLMKSGSFEEGLLEYDQVHFHEDKIQWKEYTAGAIIDCSGVDAIRHPLFSDLPFNPCKGEILQINTHGLPKDMVIHGAMKIIPLGGLEYLTGATYDFNRIDEESTEEGRNKIIAALGKMIDVPYTISSQFASIRPSTKDRRPIIGKHKENNKIYIFNGLGSKGVIMGPWMALQLREFLIKGEEPEQTLNPYREF, encoded by the coding sequence TTGTCAACAAACACATTCGATTACATCATCAGAGGCCAGGGAATTGCGGGGAGTTTGCTTGCATGGTTTTTATTGCAGTCCGGAAAAAAGGTGCTGGTAGTAGATCCTGTACGGAAAAATACCTGTTCGAAAATTGCGGCGGGATTGATCCATCCTGTTACCGGAAGAAGAATTGTTAAATCATGGAATGCCGATTTGTTTATTCCCTTTGCGCGTAAAACGTATTTAGAGATTGAAGATAAACTGGGAGAACGTTTTTTTGAAGATTATCCGGTACTGGAACTTTTCAACGATGCCGGTCATCGCAACGACTGGGCCGGAAGAAGTGCTGATGAAGGCATGTCAGATTATGTGAAAGAAGAATGTGGTCCGGGGCAACTTCCCAAGGGAGTTTTGGCTTCTCACGGTGGACGCTGGGTAGTGAATGGTGGCTGGGTGGATACGCGCCGATTTACAGATGCTTTACGCAGGTACCTGATGAAATCGGGAAGTTTTGAAGAAGGTTTGCTGGAATATGATCAGGTCCATTTTCATGAGGATAAAATTCAATGGAAGGAATATACTGCGGGTGCGATCATTGACTGTAGCGGTGTGGATGCTATTCGTCATCCCTTATTTTCAGATCTTCCGTTTAACCCTTGTAAAGGAGAGATTCTTCAAATCAATACCCATGGTTTACCGAAAGATATGGTCATTCACGGTGCAATGAAAATAATACCGCTCGGCGGATTAGAATATCTAACGGGTGCCACCTACGATTTCAATCGCATCGATGAAGAAAGTACGGAAGAAGGACGAAACAAGATCATAGCCGCATTGGGTAAGATGATAGATGTCCCGTATACGATCTCTTCTCAATTTGCTTCCATTCGTCCCTCAACAAAAGACCGGCGGCCAATTATTGGAAAACATAAGGAAAATAATAAAATCTATATTTTTAATGGACTTGGTTCAAAAGGGGTCATAATGGGTCCGTGGATGGCCCTGCAGCTTCGGGAGTTCTTAATAAAAGGCGAAGAACCTGAACAAACCTTAAATCCTTATCGTGAATTTTAA
- the uvrA gene encoding excinuclease ABC subunit UvrA encodes MQNKNNDVSKLDPHDFIIIKGASMHNLKRLDVAIPRNKFVVITGLSGSGKSSLAFDTLYAEGQRRYVESLSSYARQFIGRMDKPEVDYILGISPAVAIQQKVNSRNPRSTVGTGTEIYDYLKLLFARVGKTFSPVSGQMVKKQSVSDVVDFITDFKQGRFLIACPLMHNPSRAIAEDLNILLQKGFNRLLVDGEVKEIEEVLKEPVEVKKEAKAAKKTVAKKSASKKKVTEVILPVVQPVIYPGYHLLIDRIGFSEMPDEELIARIADSVQTAFNEGVGTCCIFKVDSEQSRTLHTFSNRFELDGISFEEPSVHLFSFNNPYGACRNCEGFGSIIGIDDDLVIPDKSLSIYEGAIVCWKGEKMKEWNDTLVMNAYKFDFPVHKPFFELSDFHKELVWTGNKYFKGLNQFFKYLEEQTYKIQYRVMLSRYRGKTVCPECKGTRLRLDANYVRVAGKSMSEIVLMPVKDVLSFFNTIQLDENDAQIGKRLFTEILSRLQFLDDVGLGYLTLNRLSNSLSGGESQRINLATSLGSTLVGSMYILDEPSIGLHPRDTQRLIKVLKSLREVGNTLIVVEHDEEIMRASDQLIDIGPMAGMHGGELVFQGTCAELEKDKESLTGRYLSGKETIPVPKQRRIWKKYIEVKGARENNLKHVNVKFPMGVMTVITGVSGSGKTSLVKKILYPALKKILGGYGEATGNYDRLDGNYHDITAAEMIDQNPIGKSSRSNPITYIKAFDEIRNLFSDLPLARQRSFKPSHFSFNVEGGRCDMCQGEGVITVEMQFMADIYLKCEYCKGKRFKEEVLAVEYRGYTVFDILDMTVDEALEFFSEGSGPAKYKSLHQKITAKIQPLADVGLGYIRLGQSSSTLSGGEAQRIKLASFLGKGNYATNTLFVFDEPTTGLHFHDISKLLKAFDALVKNGNTLIIIEHNLEIIKCADWLIDIGPEGGSEGGHIVFEGLPEDLVKVKKSHTAKFLKGKI; translated from the coding sequence ATGCAAAACAAGAACAACGACGTTTCTAAACTGGATCCCCATGATTTTATAATAATTAAAGGGGCGTCCATGCATAACCTCAAGAGGCTGGATGTGGCCATACCGCGGAATAAATTTGTGGTAATTACAGGATTAAGCGGTTCCGGAAAATCTTCCCTGGCCTTTGATACGCTTTATGCCGAGGGTCAGCGGAGATATGTGGAGAGCCTTTCTTCCTATGCGCGGCAATTTATTGGAAGGATGGACAAGCCGGAGGTGGATTATATCCTGGGCATTTCTCCTGCCGTCGCTATTCAGCAGAAAGTGAATTCCCGAAATCCGCGCTCAACCGTCGGAACAGGAACTGAAATTTATGATTACCTGAAATTGTTATTTGCCAGGGTAGGGAAGACCTTCTCTCCGGTTTCCGGTCAGATGGTCAAGAAACAATCGGTATCGGATGTGGTCGATTTCATCACCGACTTCAAGCAAGGACGCTTCTTAATCGCCTGCCCATTGATGCATAATCCATCCAGAGCGATTGCCGAAGATTTGAATATTTTGCTTCAGAAGGGTTTTAACCGGTTGCTGGTGGATGGCGAAGTGAAGGAAATTGAAGAGGTATTGAAGGAGCCGGTGGAGGTTAAAAAGGAAGCGAAAGCAGCCAAAAAAACGGTTGCTAAGAAATCCGCTTCAAAGAAGAAGGTGACCGAAGTAATCCTTCCGGTGGTTCAGCCGGTGATCTATCCGGGCTATCATTTGCTGATTGATAGAATTGGTTTTTCTGAAATGCCGGATGAAGAATTAATAGCCCGTATCGCCGATTCTGTTCAGACGGCTTTCAATGAGGGCGTCGGAACCTGTTGTATTTTTAAAGTAGATAGCGAGCAAAGCCGGACCTTGCATACCTTTTCCAACCGGTTTGAACTGGATGGGATCTCGTTTGAGGAGCCTTCCGTACATCTCTTTAGTTTCAATAATCCTTACGGCGCTTGCCGGAATTGTGAGGGATTCGGGTCCATCATCGGTATTGATGATGATCTCGTTATTCCGGATAAAAGTTTGTCGATTTATGAGGGTGCCATCGTTTGCTGGAAGGGGGAGAAGATGAAAGAATGGAATGATACGCTCGTGATGAATGCCTATAAATTCGATTTTCCGGTGCATAAACCATTTTTTGAGTTGAGTGATTTTCACAAAGAGCTCGTCTGGACCGGTAATAAATATTTCAAAGGACTCAATCAGTTTTTCAAATACCTCGAAGAGCAAACCTATAAAATTCAGTATCGGGTGATGTTGTCCCGGTACAGAGGAAAAACCGTATGTCCGGAATGTAAGGGAACCCGCTTGCGTCTGGATGCGAATTACGTGAGAGTAGCAGGGAAGTCGATGTCGGAGATCGTGCTGATGCCGGTGAAGGACGTCCTTTCTTTTTTCAATACCATTCAGCTCGACGAGAATGACGCGCAAATTGGCAAACGTTTATTTACAGAGATTCTCAGCCGGCTTCAGTTTTTAGATGATGTCGGTTTAGGCTATTTAACCTTGAACCGATTATCGAATTCCCTTTCCGGCGGTGAGTCACAGCGCATCAATCTGGCCACCTCCCTCGGCAGCACGCTGGTCGGCTCCATGTATATTCTGGATGAACCTTCTATCGGTCTCCATCCCCGCGATACACAACGCCTCATTAAAGTATTGAAGTCGCTCAGGGAAGTGGGCAATACCTTGATTGTTGTGGAACACGATGAAGAAATAATGCGTGCTTCCGATCAGCTCATCGACATTGGTCCGATGGCGGGTATGCATGGGGGTGAGTTGGTTTTCCAGGGGACCTGCGCGGAGCTTGAGAAGGATAAAGAAAGTCTGACCGGTCGCTACCTGAGCGGCAAGGAAACGATTCCAGTTCCCAAACAGCGACGGATCTGGAAGAAATACATCGAAGTAAAGGGCGCTCGTGAGAACAACCTGAAACATGTCAACGTGAAATTCCCGATGGGCGTGATGACGGTAATTACCGGAGTGAGCGGATCAGGTAAAACATCCCTGGTGAAGAAAATTCTCTATCCGGCTTTGAAGAAAATTCTCGGCGGCTATGGAGAAGCAACAGGTAATTACGATCGCCTGGATGGGAATTACCATGATATCACAGCAGCCGAAATGATCGATCAGAATCCGATCGGTAAATCATCAAGGTCTAACCCAATCACTTATATCAAAGCCTTTGATGAGATCCGTAATTTATTTTCCGATTTACCTTTGGCGCGTCAGCGTTCATTTAAGCCTTCGCATTTTTCATTCAATGTCGAGGGTGGCCGATGTGATATGTGCCAGGGAGAAGGGGTGATTACGGTGGAGATGCAGTTCATGGCAGATATTTATTTGAAGTGCGAGTATTGTAAGGGAAAACGTTTTAAAGAAGAAGTGCTCGCCGTAGAATATCGTGGCTATACTGTTTTTGATATTCTTGATATGACGGTAGATGAGGCGCTGGAGTTCTTTTCAGAAGGTTCCGGTCCGGCGAAGTACAAAAGTCTTCATCAAAAAATAACCGCGAAAATTCAACCGCTGGCAGATGTTGGTCTGGGCTATATCCGCCTGGGACAAAGCAGCAGCACATTGAGTGGTGGAGAAGCACAGCGCATTAAGTTGGCCAGCTTTCTGGGCAAGGGTAATTATGCGACCAATACTCTTTTCGTTTTCGATGAACCCACCACCGGACTTCATTTCCATGATATCAGCAAGCTATTGAAGGCATTCGATGCATTGGTGAAAAATGGGAATACCCTCATCATCATCGAGCATAATCTCGAGATTATTAAATGCGCCGACTGGCTGATTGATATTGGTCCGGAAGGAGGGTCGGAGGGAGGCCATATTGTTTTTGAAGGGCTGCCCGAAGATTTGGTGAAGGTGAAGAAATCACATACCGCGAAGTTTTTGAAGGGGAAGATCTGA
- a CDS encoding T9SS type A sorting domain-containing protein produces the protein MLQMNGGGTSPQYKYGFELVSVWSSHLDPSDSVKWDISPATMGNRNNLPTNVADYPNFYNLIDGGTSNTGYSQNPVTGQPYTPNLVPRGDYARVLAEFWADGPDSETPPGHWFTLFNYVTDHPLQTRKFKGAGNPLDALEWDVKGYFALGGAMHDVAISVWGIKGWYDYLRPISAIRAMADLGQCSDSTTLSYHPAGITLIPGYIELVLPGDLLADGGANVGKIKLYAWRGHSVIDNVDVDEAGVGWILAEDWMPYQRPSFVTPPFAGYISGHSTYSRAAAEILTKMTGSKYFPGGLGVFTAVKDQFLVFEDGPSQDIQLQWATYQDAADESSLSRIWGGIHPPCDDIPGRLIATTIADDVFSKAELHYNCCQLLLPAKPGGITVAGGVAKVCPGESRTYSIAAVQGATAYEWIVPAGAVINSGQGTVSVNVSYNPGFTVNDSLKVRAMNTCGGGEYRSLLVRRNIPSVPGTISGLNSGLCNVTAIPYSVSPVNGMLYNWSFNAPGATILSGQGNPSVQANFSAAFSTAMLSVTAQNGCGISAARTLAVKAIPAKTSVVSGAASVCANQQAVPYSITPNNPVTSYLWKVPSGARIFDGTVLSTTTSLTTTSPSVTVNFKTTAGNISVYAVNTCGQSEVRRKVVSMPCREGDVEDSFNVSAFPNPSAGDFIFSIEGRGTKKVHLQLYDILGQLIFSKIITDNSYLLQEHSLPAGIYTAVFTTNDDQRSLRIIKQE, from the coding sequence ATGTTGCAAATGAATGGTGGAGGTACTTCTCCGCAATATAAATATGGTTTCGAACTTGTTTCTGTTTGGTCATCGCATCTTGATCCTTCTGATAGTGTGAAATGGGATATTTCTCCTGCAACCATGGGCAACAGAAATAACCTGCCAACTAACGTGGCCGACTATCCGAATTTCTATAACCTGATTGACGGAGGAACCAGCAATACCGGTTATAGTCAAAATCCGGTGACCGGTCAACCCTATACTCCTAATCTGGTGCCCAGAGGAGATTATGCCCGTGTGCTTGCTGAGTTTTGGGCAGATGGACCTGATTCCGAAACACCTCCCGGTCATTGGTTCACCCTCTTTAATTATGTTACTGATCATCCTCTACAAACCAGAAAATTCAAAGGAGCAGGTAACCCGCTTGATGCATTGGAATGGGACGTAAAAGGCTATTTTGCTTTAGGAGGTGCAATGCACGATGTGGCGATATCCGTGTGGGGCATTAAAGGATGGTATGATTATTTGCGTCCAATTTCAGCCATACGTGCCATGGCCGACCTTGGTCAGTGTAGCGACTCCACCACGCTCTCCTATCATCCCGCCGGAATAACACTCATCCCCGGATATATTGAACTGGTTCTTCCCGGAGATTTACTGGCCGATGGAGGTGCCAATGTAGGGAAGATAAAATTATATGCATGGCGAGGGCATTCTGTCATTGACAATGTGGATGTGGATGAAGCCGGAGTGGGCTGGATTCTGGCTGAAGATTGGATGCCTTATCAGCGACCTTCATTTGTTACTCCTCCATTTGCAGGATATATATCCGGCCATTCCACTTATTCCAGAGCGGCCGCTGAAATACTTACAAAGATGACGGGTAGTAAATATTTTCCGGGTGGTTTGGGAGTATTTACTGCCGTTAAAGATCAGTTTTTGGTATTTGAAGATGGACCCAGTCAGGATATTCAATTGCAATGGGCCACTTATCAGGATGCCGCTGATGAATCATCACTCTCCCGAATTTGGGGCGGCATACATCCTCCCTGCGATGATATTCCGGGGAGATTGATTGCAACCACTATTGCCGATGATGTGTTTTCAAAAGCTGAATTGCACTATAACTGCTGTCAGCTTTTGTTACCTGCAAAACCGGGTGGAATAACTGTTGCAGGTGGTGTAGCTAAAGTTTGTCCGGGAGAGTCCAGAACATACAGTATTGCTGCGGTTCAGGGTGCTACTGCCTATGAATGGATTGTTCCTGCAGGTGCTGTTATCAATAGCGGACAAGGAACAGTTTCTGTCAACGTTTCTTACAACCCCGGATTTACAGTTAACGATTCTCTAAAGGTCAGAGCCATGAACACTTGCGGTGGTGGAGAGTACCGGTCATTGTTGGTCAGAAGAAATATCCCCTCTGTCCCCGGAACGATTTCAGGTCTGAATTCAGGTCTTTGCAATGTAACAGCAATTCCTTATTCAGTATCACCGGTGAACGGGATGCTATATAACTGGAGTTTTAATGCACCCGGTGCAACGATACTTTCAGGACAGGGGAACCCGTCTGTTCAGGCCAACTTCAGTGCTGCTTTCAGTACTGCTATGTTGAGCGTAACTGCTCAAAATGGTTGTGGTATTAGTGCGGCACGTACGCTGGCAGTGAAAGCTATCCCTGCGAAAACATCAGTTGTTTCCGGAGCTGCTTCGGTATGTGCAAATCAACAGGCAGTGCCTTATTCAATAACACCAAATAATCCGGTTACATCTTATCTTTGGAAAGTGCCTTCAGGTGCGAGAATTTTCGATGGAACAGTCTTATCCACCACCACGTCGCTCACCACCACTTCACCTTCCGTTACCGTTAATTTTAAAACGACAGCCGGAAATATTTCTGTGTATGCAGTGAATACCTGTGGACAAAGTGAAGTAAGAAGGAAAGTGGTTTCGATGCCCTGCCGTGAAGGAGACGTGGAGGATAGCTTTAATGTATCTGCTTTCCCTAATCCTTCTGCAGGCGATTTTATTTTTAGCATAGAGGGACGCGGAACAAAAAAAGTACATCTTCAACTGTATGATATCCTCGGACAATTGATTTTTTCAAAAATTATAACGGATAACAGCTACTTGCTTCAGGAACACTCATTACCTGCCGGAATCTATACCGCTGTGTTTACCACAAACGATGATCAGCGTTCACTCCGGATTATAAAGCAGGAGTAG
- a CDS encoding NAD(P)H-binding protein, giving the protein MDSNQIKTIVVAGASGLIGSALMELLIKDVSVSRLIVLTRRPLNFEHPKVKSILVDFKKLQTISESVKNADILYCCIGTTIKSAGSKEAFRAVDYEIPLHLAELAAKAGISKFIAISSLGADPESKNFYLKTKGEMERDIDSKFQFRKLAFVRPSMLLGPRKEFRLGERIGQFFMVIFSFLMVGRFSRFKPIHDFTVAKSMISISNSLNNQKIYDSSELQWLGR; this is encoded by the coding sequence ATGGATAGCAATCAAATAAAAACAATAGTCGTTGCAGGCGCTAGTGGATTGATTGGCAGTGCTTTAATGGAGTTATTGATCAAAGATGTCAGCGTGAGCAGGTTAATTGTTTTGACCCGTCGGCCTTTGAATTTTGAGCATCCCAAAGTAAAGTCCATTCTGGTGGATTTCAAGAAACTGCAAACTATAAGTGAAAGCGTCAAAAATGCCGATATCCTCTATTGTTGTATTGGAACAACCATTAAATCAGCAGGATCAAAGGAAGCTTTTCGGGCCGTTGACTATGAAATACCGCTTCATCTGGCCGAATTGGCTGCAAAAGCAGGCATTTCAAAGTTCATCGCGATTTCATCCCTGGGAGCAGATCCGGAAAGCAAAAATTTTTATTTGAAAACCAAGGGCGAGATGGAGCGTGATATTGACAGTAAATTCCAGTTTAGAAAACTGGCCTTTGTCCGGCCCTCCATGTTGCTGGGCCCCCGAAAAGAATTCAGGCTGGGGGAGAGAATTGGTCAGTTCTTTATGGTGATTTTTTCCTTTTTAATGGTCGGTCGTTTCAGCCGTTTTAAACCCATCCATGATTTCACGGTGGCCAAGTCCATGATCAGCATTTCCAATTCACTCAATAATCAAAAAATTTACGATTCTTCCGAATTGCAATGGCTCGGGAGGTAA
- a CDS encoding thioredoxin family protein — MKKFSIYALLSLLVIATSSFILNTTDAGYKVGDVAGDFKLTNIDGKKVSLKDYPEAKGVILVFTCNHCPFSIAYEDRIIGLHNKYASKGYPVVAINSNDAIAYPDDSFENMVVRAKDKAFPFRYLHDESQEIARNYGATRTPHVYVLNKEKENWVVRYIGAIDDNTDSPAEVTKKYVETAVNELLEGKPVSTSFTKAIGCSIKWKKILFANEGVID, encoded by the coding sequence ATGAAAAAATTCTCAATTTATGCCTTGCTGAGCCTGCTTGTAATCGCTACCTCCTCCTTTATTCTAAACACCACTGATGCGGGATATAAAGTGGGAGATGTTGCCGGCGATTTCAAACTCACCAATATTGATGGAAAGAAAGTGTCCCTCAAAGATTATCCCGAAGCAAAGGGAGTGATTCTCGTCTTTACCTGCAATCATTGTCCGTTTTCCATTGCTTACGAAGACAGGATCATCGGACTCCATAACAAATATGCATCAAAAGGGTATCCGGTGGTAGCCATCAATTCCAACGATGCGATAGCTTATCCGGATGATTCATTTGAGAATATGGTTGTAAGAGCAAAGGATAAAGCATTTCCTTTCCGTTATCTCCATGATGAATCACAGGAAATCGCCCGTAATTATGGTGCCACCCGCACTCCTCATGTCTATGTCTTAAATAAAGAAAAGGAGAACTGGGTCGTTCGCTATATTGGAGCAATTGATGATAATACGGATAGTCCGGCAGAGGTTACAAAAAAGTATGTTGAAACTGCTGTCAATGAATTGCTGGAAGGGAAGCCGGTCAGTACTTCATTTACAAAGGCGATCGGATGTTCGATCAAATGGAAAAAAATATTGTTTGCCAATGAGGGGGTTATAGATTAA